In Cellulomonas sp. JZ18, the DNA window GCTTGACGAGCAGCACCAGGTCGGCGCCCGGGGCCGCCACCGCCACGAGCGGGGCGAGCACGAGCCGCAGCGAGATGAACGACAGGTCACCGACCACCAGGTCGGGCACCGGGACGACGTCGCCGGCGCCCAGGTCACGCACGTTGACGCCCTCGCGCACGTCGACGCGGGGGTCCTCGCGCAACCACGGCACCATCTGCCCGTGGCCCACGTCGACCGCGACCACGCGCCCGGCACCGCGGCGCAGGAGCACGTCGGTGAAGCCACCGGTGCTGGCCCCCGCGTCCAGGCACACCCGTCCGCGGACCTCCAGGTGCGGCCAGGCGCCGAGCGCGTCCGCGAGCTTGAGGGCCGCCCGGGACGCCCACCCCGCGTCGGCCGGGTCGGGCGCGACCGTGACGTCCTGCCCGTCGTCCACGGGCGCGGCGGGCCGCCGCACGCAGGTTCCGTCGACCTGCACCCGGCCGTCCGCGACGAACCGGGCGGCCTGGGTGCGGGACCGGGCCAGCCCACGGCGGACCAGCTCGGTGTCGAGGCGTGCCGTCATCGTCGCGGTCATCCCTCGGCGTCCGCGAGCCGGTCCTGCAGCGCCTCGTGCACCGCCTCGAACGTCGCGAGCTGTGCGCGCAGGTCCAGCGTCTGCACCTCACGCAGCCGCCCGAGCGCCTCGTCCACCGCGTCGTCCCCCGTGGCCGCGGTCAGGAGGTCCGACGGCGTGGGTGCCGCGGGCACGGCCGAAGGCACGGCCGCAGACACGGCCGCGGGCGACGGCGTGCCCGCTGCGGTGCTGGCGCTCTCGCTCACGTGCGGTCCTCCTTCGTCGCGGTCGTCCGGCGGCCGCACCGGGCGGCGCACGGCGTCGGGCCGGCGCCGTGCGGACGTGCCGCACCGGCGCGCCGGGCGCGGGGCGTCCCCACGCTACCCGGCGTCGGCCCGCGGCGGCGGGCGCGACCCACAGGCGTGACGTGCCGCCCGGGCGCCGCGTCCGCGGTCAGAGCTCCGGCACGACGGCCGGGTCGAGCGGCGCACCCCCGTCGGCCGCGTCCCACGCCGCGGCGCAGGCCGCACG includes these proteins:
- a CDS encoding TlyA family RNA methyltransferase, which codes for MTATMTARLDTELVRRGLARSRTQAARFVADGRVQVDGTCVRRPAAPVDDGQDVTVAPDPADAGWASRAALKLADALGAWPHLEVRGRVCLDAGASTGGFTDVLLRRGAGRVVAVDVGHGQMVPWLREDPRVDVREGVNVRDLGAGDVVPVPDLVVGDLSFISLRLVLAPLVAVAAPGADLVLLVKPQFEVGRERLGAHGVVRDPDLWRAAVLDVCEAAQRLGAAVHAVRPSTVPGTHGNVEFVVHLTAPGGAPAPLAPVPSVDVVAAVDAAVRAAVDGTTPRREGVR